In Fusarium oxysporum Fo47 chromosome XI, complete sequence, the following are encoded in one genomic region:
- a CDS encoding short chain dehydrogenase/ reductase (unnamed protein product), whose translation MRLVEICLKPVHSRITSHTSNMSLSGKVYAVTGGASGIGLATAKLLSDRGNTVCIADVNTAALNQAEEHFNSRTPKAQFSVTRVDVSDRGQVESWITNIKSQFGRLDGAANIAGIIGKGHGKEPLTELEDDEWFQILNINLTGMMYCLRSELKHIDHGGSIVNMASIHATTGIANHAAYAASKHGVLGLTRVAAKENGHREVRVNAVAPGPIYTPLMQGYWDRTERPVDAPFEEPIAFQRYGTAEEVANVVGFLLGPESSFVSGSCYSVDGAWI comes from the exons CATGAGGTTGGTGGAAATATGTCTCAAACCAGTTCATTCTCGAATCACTTCTCATACATCCAACATGTCTCTTAGTGGAAAGGTATATGCTGTGACCGGTGGTGCAAGCGGCATCGGCCTTGCAACAGCCAAGCTCCTCTCCGATCGCGGAAACACAGTCTGCATCGCTGACGTAAACACAGCCGCTCTCAATCAAGCTGAGGAACATTTCAACTCTAGGACGCCAAAGGCTCAATTTTCGGTCACTAGAGTCGATGTGTCCGACAGAGGCCAGGTGGAATCGTGGATTACCAACATCAAGAGCCAGTTTGGCCGTCTAGATGGAGCAGCCAATATTGCAGGCATCATCGGCAAAGGCCATGGCAAAGAACCCCTTACAGAGCTAGAGGACGATGAGTGGTTCCAGATTCTCAACATAAACTTGACTGGAATGATGTATTGTCTTCGTTCAGAACTTAAACATATCGATCATGGTGGATCAATCGTCAACATGGCATCTATCCATGCTACAACCG GAATAGCGAACCATGCGGCCTATGCCGCAAGTAAGCACGGGGTTTTGGGCCTCACTCGCGTTGCAGCCAAGGAGAACGGCCATCGAGAGGTCCGCGTCAACGCAGTAGCACCAGGTCCGATTTACACTCCATTGATGCAAGGGTATTGGGACAGAACGGAGCGCCCAGTTGATGCGCCGTTCGAAGAGCCTATTGCGTTTCAACGCTACGGTACTGCCGAAGAGGTAGCAAACGTGGTTGGCTTTCTACTTGGTCCGGAGAGTAGTTTTGTCAGTGGAAGTTGTTACTCTGTTGACGGGGCTTGGATATAA
- a CDS encoding fungal-specific transcription factor domain-containing protein gives MEEISVSEQTVSSPHRDQGGFILHTLSNSARPNGRIRVTRACDRCKKRKVRCNGQQPCNVCAEARASCSFNATHTRGRRPNVRVSRPGLPPQIAPNSATRRASLNDLSSQTALEDLDQPVPGGDSLITTEPASRTSPEPTQTDLQGYYVGSSSGISFLSRIQKRFGETVSFPHGLSVFNFGDAPLPGGEAYHNSAGTAQPCLDPAFFFLLERQSTTRLVQRYFDFAVPVDRFLHRPTIERQLDEFYETKGAMYDKDTAPAERSVLFMVFAIAQEHMVTKLSQSGVDTSVRYFRAADHQLSMELGAVRLASVQARLCQCLWLLSQSRINHCWSLFGTVARLALALGLHRSRNARSDSMSRVEIECRRRTFWSAYSLDNYLSAALGRPRTFHDRDIDQKLPSCVDDDDIDNTDESISSPSRPLLTFSSGPVAYAKLSRILGGILVDVYSIEPMTVTQRLTHTAKYMQELKSWRSQMSNFLDQDPAIAAQLILIYQRQRNVLNLAYWHTVILTNRPLLLSNFARLTSSRRQVEDERKAQLDESAADCLNAAMNIVGIVDMLVQSKQLFRAFWFTPYFAFSACVILYVYTIQRSREQQVVYQAYFEAAERCQQQIVDIAGEGTLTSRYCLVLEELRAEVVAQRGLAQNLTQVQSSIDARTHVNISRAHDAETMAEAGLSMGVPDLSGMGSLDDWHVSPSDSLEDITGWGQFDAMVVSGFDGEYPFIIGDFT, from the exons ATGGAGGAAATATCCGTCTCGGAACAGACCGTGTCTTCTCCTCACAGGGACCAGGGCGGCTTCATTCTGCATACACTCTCCAACTCGGCCCGGCCAAACGGTCGGATCCGCGTGACGCGTGCGTGCGATAGATGCAAGAA GAGAAAAGTGCGATGTAACGGCCAACAGCCATGTAATGTCTGCGCGGAAGCAAGGGCCTCGTGCTCCTTCAACGCCACGCATACTAGAGGGAGGAGGCCCAACGTCCGAGTCTCTCGGCCTGGTCTTCCACCGCAGATAGCGCCGAATTCGGCAACAAGGAGAGCGTCGTTGAATGATCTGAGTAGCCAGACGGCTTTGGAAGACCTGGACCAGCCAGTGCCTGGGGGAGACTCGCTGATCACTACCGAGCCTGCTTCTCGCACGTCGCCTGAACCAACCCAGACAGATCTCCAAGGCTATTATGTTGGTTCTTCGTCTGGTATCTCATTTCTCTCCAGGATCCAGAAACGGTTTGGCGAGACCGTCTCTTTCCCCCATGGCCTCTCCGTTTTCAACTTTGGAGACGCGCCATTACCTGGGGGCGAAGCCTATCACAACTCGGCCGGCACTGCACAGCCCTGCCTTGACCCggcattcttcttcctgctCGAACGGCAAAGCACGACTCGACTGGTCCAGAGATATTTCGACTTTGCAGTCCCTGTGGACCGGTTCCTGCATCGACCAACTATTGAGCGACAGCTCGACGAGTTCTACGAGACGAAGGGCGCAATGTATGATAAGGATACTGCGCCTGCCGAGAGATCTGTTCTCTTCATGGTCTTTGCAATTGCCCAGGAACACATGGTAACCAAGTTATCCCAGTCAGGTGTCGATACTAG TGTGCGATATTTTCGAGCTGCTGACCACCAACTCTCCATGGAGTTGGGTGCCGTGCGACTAGCGAGCGTTCAAGCCCGCCTCTGCCAATGCCTCTGGCTCCTCTCGCAGTCACGAATAAACCATTGTTGGAGCCTCTTCGGTACCGTCGCTCGTCTAGCCCTCGCTCTCGGTCTCCATCGCAGCCGAAACGCTAGATCCGACTCCATGTCGCGAGTTGAGATTGAGTGTCGCCGAAGAACATTTTGGAGTGCGTATAGTCTCGACAACTACCTCAGTGCAGCTCTTGGGAGGCCTCGAACCTTTCATGACAGAGACATCGACCAGAAACTCCCATCATGTGTtgatgacgacgacattGATAACACGGACGAGTCAATATCCTCTCCTTCGAGACCGCTACTAACCTTCTCATCCGGGCCGGTTGCTTATGCTAA GCTATCGCGTATACTTGGCGGAATATTGGTGGACGTCTACTCAATTGAACCAATGACTGTAACCCAGCGACTCACCCATACAGCCAAATATATGCAAGAGCTCAAGAGCTGGAGATCGCAAATGTCGAACTTCCTCGATCAAGATCCCGCAATCGCTGCACAGTTGATCTTGATCTATCAGCGACAGCGTAACGTGCTCAACCTTGCCTACTGGCATACAGTCATTCTGACCAATCGCCCTTTGCTGCTCAGCAACTTTGCAAGACTTACCAGTAGTAGACGACAAGTCGAGGATGAGAGAAAAGCACAGCTCGACGAGAGCGCTGCGGACTGTCTCAACGCGGCAATGAATATTGTTGGCATAGTGGACATGCTCGTTCAATCCAAACAGCTGTTTCGAGCTTTCTGG TTCACCCCTTACTTTGCCTTTTCTGCTTGTGTCATTCTCTACGTCTACACAATCCAGCGCAGCAGAGAGCAGCAAGTCGTGTATCAGGCATATTTTGAAGCTGCTGAGCGTTGCCAGCAACAGATCGTAGATATAGCCGGAGAAGGAACTCTGACTTCTCGATATTGCCTCGTCTTGGAAGAGCTTCGTGCCGAGGTTGTTGCACAGAGAGGACTCGCCCAGAATCTCACACAAGTTCAATCGTCGATAGATGCGAGAACCCATGTTAATATATCTCGCGCTCATGATGCCGAGACAATGGCAGAGGCTGGGTTAAGTATGGGCGTGCCTGACCTTTCAGGAATGGGTTCTTTGGACGACTGGCATGTCAGCCCGTCCGATTCTCTAGAAGATATCACAGGCTGGGGCCAGTTTGATGCTATG GTGGTATCTGGCTTTGATGGCGAATATCCGTTCATCATTGGTGATTTTACTTAG
- a CDS encoding putative sugar transporter, with protein sequence MTLSVESIRGTADVSKIEAPITWKAYLCCVSAAFGGIFFGYDIGWMGGVLGMPYFIQQYTGIEYDFAAGAPVDSSRPFAIPSSDKSLMTSILSLGTFLGAIVAGDLADMLGRRITILMGCGIFSVGVILQIASSGQLAVMVLGRLVAGLGVGFESAVIILYMSEVSPKKIRGAVVSAYQFCITIGLLLANCVVYGTQNMSSTASYRIPIGLQFLWAISLAVALFILPESPRYFVKKGDIQKATESLSYIRGQPPTSEYIQDELAEIIANHEYERTVTPHTGYVNSWIVCFKGPITSPSSNIRRTIVGAGIQGMQQLSGMNFIFYYGTTFFQQLGTISNPFLISLITTLVNVFSTPLAFWTIERFGRRPLLIYGGLAMFCMQYIIGAVGTAMPNDETAVKGMIAVICFQIFFFATTWGPAAWVVVGEAFSLPIRSRGIAISTASCWFWNCVLAVISPYMTGDEKGAVNLGPKVFFFWGALCFLGAVFAYFLVPEMKGLSLEQVDRMLMDTSPRKSAKWVPTTTFAQEMGHTEEKGGVIHAEGNQV encoded by the exons ATGACTCTCAGCGTCGAGTCAATTCGGGGCACAGCCGACGTGTCCAAGATCGAGGCCCCCATCACCTGGAAGGCGTATCTATGCTGTGTCTCGGCTGCCTTTGGCGGCATATTCTTTGGCTATGATATTGGCTGGATGGGTGGTGTACTTGGCATGCCCTACTTCATCCAGCAGTACACTGGAATTGAATATGACTTTGCCGCTGGAGCCCCTGTCGATAGCTCGCGCCCTTTCGCCATCCCGTCTTCCGACAAGTCGCTCATGACCTCGATTCTCTCGCTGGGAACCTTTCTCGGTGCCATCGTTGCTGGCGACCTCGCCGACATGCTGGGCCGTCGTATCACCATTCTTATGGGCTGTGGCATATTCTCGGTCGGTGTGATCCTCCAGATTGCCAGCAGCGGTCAATTGGCCGTCATGGTTCTCGGACGGCTTGTCGCTGGACTGGGTGTTGGCTTCGAATCAGCTGTTATTATTTTGTACATGTCTGAAGTATCACCTAAGAAGATCCGTGGTGCTGTTGTCTCTGCATATCAATTCTGCAT CACTATTGGGCTCCTCTTGGCAAACTGCGTTGTCTATGGAACTCAGAATATGAGCAGCACCGCATCTTACCGCATTCCTATAGGCCTCCAGTTCCTTTGGGCCATCAGTCTAGCCGTTGCTCTCTTTATTCTTC CCGAATCACCACGATATTttgtcaagaagggtgaTATTCAGAAAGCGACCGAGTCTCTCTCCTACATTCGAGGACAGCCTCCCACCTCCGAGTACATCCAGGACGAACTCGCGGAAATCATCGCGAACCATGAATACGAACGGACCGTGACCCCTCACACTGGCTATGTCAACTCGTGGATCGTCTGCTTCAAGGGTCCCATCACCAGCCCCAGCTCCAACATCCGAAGGACAATCGTAGGGGCTGGAATTCAGGGAATGCAGCAACTATCAGGCATGAACTTCATATTTTATTATGGCACAACATTCTTCCAGCAACTGGGAACCATCTCCAACCCGTTTCTCATATCGCTTATCACAACTCTGGTCAACGTCTTCTCCACTCCTCTTGCTTTCTGGACCATTGAGCGATTCGGACGCCGACCACTGCTCATTTATGGTGGCCTTGCCATGTTCTGCATGCAGTACATCATTGGTGCTGTCGGAACTGCCATGCCCAATGATGAAACAGCTGTCAAGGGCATGATCGCTGTCATCTGCTTCcaaatcttcttctttgccacCACCTGGGGACCTGCTGCGTGGGTTGTTGTAGGAGAAGCGTTTTCTCTTCCGATCCGCTCCCGTGGCATCGCCATTTCGACGGCTTCGTGCTGGTTCTGGAACTGTGTGCTTGCAGTCATCTCTCCTTACATGActggagatgagaaaggTGCGGTTAACCTCGGGCCTAaagttttcttcttctggggaGCACTCTGCTTTCTGGGTGCTGTTTTTGCTTACTTTCTTGTTCCTGAGATGAAAGGGCTCTCCCTCGAACAGGTCGACCGCATGCTTATGGATACGAGCCCGCGCAAGAGCGCCAAATGGGTTCCTACTACTACCTTTGCTCAAGAGATGGGACATACCGAGGAGAAAGGTGGCGTAATTCATGCTGAGGGCAACCAGGTCTAA
- a CDS encoding dihydrodipicolinate synthase: MTSRVPPDGVFVPVPTFFKDKPQAPDLQPAVDVATQASHSVYLAESGITGLVLMGSTGEAIHMSSAERVDLISGVRKALDEAGYKDYSIMAGVLANSVDETLEWLRDAQQAGAQWGLVLAPGYFGGAVTQDNLVEWFSLVADNSPLPILLYNYPGVTNNLTISIDSYVKLAQHPNIVGCKMSHGNVSHHLQLSLHPNVDHFKFRVFSGFGQQLGPIVTFNAAGVIDGLAAIFPKTVARLFSLAAKRPLDESALEEVQRLQWKVSTAEEFIVKYGVLGIREGIFRVLGFGHLSGGRLPLRGVLPEGVYKDWAEVIRQMEDEEKKF, from the exons ATGACGTCTCGCGTTCCTCCCGACGGCGTCTTCGTGCCCGTGCCGACATTCTTCAAGGATAAGCCCCAAGCTCCCGACTTACAGCCTGCCGTCGACGTAGCCACGCAGGCTAGCCATAGTGTGTACCTCGCCGAGTCGGGCATCACGGGCTTGGTGCTCATGGGCTCCACAGGCGAGGCCATTCACATGTCGAGCGCCGAACGTGTCGACCTGATCTCGGGTGTACGTAAGGCTCTCGACGAGGCGGGGTACAAAGACTACTCGATTATGGCGGGAGTGCTCGCCAACAGTGTTGATGAGACGCTGGAGTGGCTTCGCGATGCTCAGCAGGCAGGAGCCCAGTGGGGACTTGTGCTTGCGCCAGGCTACTTTGGCGGTGCCGTAACACAGGATAACTTAGTTGAGTGGTTCAGTTTAGTCGCTGACAATAGTCCTCTGCCAATACTACT TTACAATTATCCGGGCGTAACGAATAACTTGACAATTAGCATTGACAGCTACGTCAAGTTGGCACAGCATCCTAATATTGTTGGGTGCAAGAT GTCCCATGGAAACGTTtcccaccatcttcaactatCCCTTCACCCCAACGTTGACCATTTCAAGTTCCGTGTCTTCTCCGGCTTTGGCCAACAGCTTGGTCCTATCGTTACGTTCAATGCTGCTGGCGTCATCGATGGTCTCGCAGCCATTTTCCCAAAGACTGTAGCTCGCCTGTTTTCGCTCGCGGCCAAACGACCACTGGATGAATCAGCCCTGGAAGAAGTGCAGAGGCTGCAATGGAAAGTATCTACGGCTGAGGAATTCATTGTCAAGTATGGTGTTTTGGGTATCCGCGAGGGCATATTTAGGGTCTTGGGCTTTGGACATTTGTCTGGAGGTCGGCTGCCCTTGAGAGGGGTGTTGCCTGAGGGTGTATATAAGGACTGGGCTGAGGTTATCAGACagatggaagatgaggagaagaagtttTAG
- a CDS encoding Deuterolysin metalloprotease family-domain-containing protein — protein MRFYPTLACIAFLASDINVSIKNAGPTDLSLLKIGTILDERPVGNEVPFMGIELSLYYDGLDTNHFETLKTGSSIFRVVDLSTIYDLKPGTYSVYAEGSLPAVSEESSKPTPVSLKSEPISIKIAKASSAEAKQQASKRTILQEDSCTADKLELTANSVKNCETLARAAARDASDVHSARFVEYFKSNETKAREHVAGRLLAVAEECSTSDSGNTRVFCSDEIGYCESDGPLIAYTTWVNGYVTMCPLFYDTLPPLPQKCHKQDHATTTIHEMTHARAVYEQEVSTQDYAYGYENSTALDPLSCLYNADSYSLYANAVYLDC, from the exons ATGCGCTTTTATCCGACATTGGCTTGTATTGCCTTTCTTGCTTCTGAC ATCAATGTCTCCATTAAGAACGCCGGACCGACTGATCTGAGTCTCCTCAAGATCGGTACAATTCTTGACGAGCGACCT GTAGGAAATGAGGTGCCTTTCATGGGCATTGAGCTGAGCCTGTACTACGATGGACTCGATACCAATCACTTTGAGACGCTCAAAACTGGGTCATCTATCTTTCGAGTTGTTGACTTGTCGACCATTTATGACTTGAAACCCGGCACATACTCTGTGTATGCCGAGGGTAGTCTCCCTGCCGTATCTGAGGAATCCAGCAAGCCAACTCCCGTGTCGCTGAAGTCTGAACCCATCTCTATCAAGATTGCCAAAGCTTCATCAGCCGAGGCAAAGCAACAAGCATCAAAGCGTACCATTCTCCAGGAAGACTCATGCACCGCCGACAAGCTCGAACTCACAGCCAACAGCGTGAAGAACTGCGAAACTCTTGCTCGAGCCGCAGCAAGAGATGCGTCTGACGTTCATTCCGCGAGATTCGTCGAGTACTTCAAGTCCAACGAGACCAAGGCTCGCGAACACGTGGCAGGCCGACTTCTCGCCGTTGCTGAAGAGTGTTCTACTTCGGACAGTGGCAACACACGAGTTTTTTGCAGCGATGAGATCGGATACTGTGAGAGCGACGGTCCGTTGATCGCTTACACGACCTGGGTCAATGGCTATGTTACCATGTGTCCGCTGTTCTACGACACGCTGCCACCTTTGCCACAAAAGTGCCATAAGCAGGACCATGCCACCACCACGATTCACGAGATGACGCATGCTAGAGCCGTGTATGAGCAGGAGGTTTCAACTCAGGATTATGCTTATGGCTATGAGAACTCTACTGCTCTGGATCCTCTGTCTTGCCTTTACAATGCTGATTCGTATTCGCTTTACGCCAACG CGGTTTACTTGGATTGTTAA
- a CDS encoding concanavalin A-like lectin/glucanase domain-containing protein, producing the protein MKGSLVFLAGLFAPFALAQSLCDQYSYYANGGYEFNNNRWGQSSGSGSQCTYIDWSNSNGAGWHVDWSWSGGQDNVKAYPNSALQIGTKRIVSSISNMQSAAAWSYSGTNVRANVAYDLFTAADPNHVTYSGDYELMIWLARYGNVQPIGSKQTTVNIEGRSWELWVGMNGSMKVFSFVASSPVNSFNSDVKQFFNYLANSQGYPASKQYLLTFQFGTEPFTGSNAKLTVTNFNAHIN; encoded by the exons ATGAAGGGctctcttgtcttcctcgCCGGGCTTTTCGCCCCATTCGCCCTTGCTCAGTCTCTCTGCGACCAATACTCCTACTACGCCAACGGCGGCTACGAGTTCAACAACAACCGCTGGGGTCAGagttctggctctggctctcaGTGCACTTACATCGACTGGTCCAACAGCAACGGGGCCGGATGGCACGTTGACTGGTCCTGGTCCGGCGGCCAGGACAACGTCAAGGCGTACCCCAACTCTGCTCTCCAGATTGGCACCAAGCGCATCGTCAGCTCCATCAGCAACATGCagtctgctgctgcttggTCCTACAGCGGTACCAACGTTCGCGCCAACGTTGCCTACGATCTCTTCACGGCTGCCGACCCCAACCATGTTACCTACAGTGGTGACTATGAGCTCATGATCTG GCTCGCCCGATATGGCAACGTCCAGCCTATTGGATCTAAGCAGACCACCGTCAACATTGAGGGACGCAGCTGGGAGCTCTGGGTGGGCATGAACGGAAGCATGAAGGTCTTCAGCTTCGTCGCCTCCAGCCCTGTCAACAGCTTCAACTCTGATGTCAAGCAATTCTTCAACTACCTCGCCAACAGCCAGGGTTACCCCGCCAGCAAGCAGTATCTCCTCA CCTTCCAATTCGGTACCGAGCCTTTCAC TGGAAGCAATGCTAAGCTCACTGTCACCAACTTCAATGCTCACATCAACTAA
- a CDS encoding Alpha/Beta hydrolase protein, translated as MRSLLTLTLALFASAGLGDAASAGCGKQPPSSGVKTMQVNGKNREYTLQLPNNYQNNKPHRLVFGYHWLSGNMGNVVQGGYYGLRNLAGDSTIFIAPNGLNAGWANQGGEDITFTDQMLAFAKQNLCIDEKQVFATGFSYGGAMSHSVACSRPNDFAAVAVISGALLSGCNGGNTPVSYLHIHGSADNVLSIQQGRQLRDKWIGTNGCQQKQVNDPAPGAQNYVKTSYTCSRKPVTWIGHGGGHVADPTANGQKFAPGETWSFFNAAAGKSAKLRC; from the exons ATGCGATCTCttctcaccctcaccctcgcCCTCTTCGCCTCAGCTGGGCTCGGCGACGCTGCCTCAGCTGGCTGTGGCAAGCAGCCTCCCTCCAGCGGCGTCAAGACCATGCAGGTCAACGGCAAGAACCGCGAGTACACCCTCCAGCTGCCCAACAACTACCAGAACAACAAGCCCCATCGTCTCGTCTTCGGCTACCACTGGCTCAGCGGAAACATGGGCAACGTCGTCCAGGGCGGTTACTATGGTCTTCGCAACTTGGCTGGCGACTCCACCATCTTTATTGCTCCCAACGGTCTCAACGCTGGCTGGGCTAACCAGGGTGGTGAGGATATCACCTTCACTGATCAGATGCTTGCATTTGCCAAGCAGAACCTCTGCATTGATGAAAAGCAAGTCTTTGCTACTGGCTTCAGCTACGGTGGTGCCATGAGCCATAGCGTCGCCTGCTCCCGACCCA ATGACTTCGCTGCAGTCGCTGTCATCTCCGGTGCTCTCCTCTCCGGTTGCAACGGTGGCAACACTCCCGTCTCTTACCTCCACATCCACGGATCCGCCGACAACGTTCTCAGCATCCAGCAGGGCCGCCAGCTCCGCGACAAGTGGATCGGCACCAACGGCTGCCAGCAGAAGCAGGTCAACGATCCCGCGCCCGGTGCCCAGAACTACGTCAAGACCTCTTACACGTGCAGCCGCAAGCCCGTTACCTGGATCGGCCACGGCGGTGGCCATGTTGCCGACCCTACTGCCAATGGTCAGAAGTTCGCCCCTGGTGAGAcctggagcttcttcaacgccgCTGCTGGCAAGAGCGCTAAGCTCCGCTGTTAA
- a CDS encoding soluble quino protein glucose/sorbosone dehydrogenase, with protein MPRLVQVLLAAGATLIGLTSAQCNLTPKANIATADGVEFKLLRTGLQRPRHLVVDTEGNLLIAEAGSKGVRRVVLDDGKDLDVCIDSDDALISNANLNHGIALTADGKTILVSTPSEVYAYDYDASKGSVGSRRTVITGMSATSTHSTRTLTIPLAGNPNLLLVAGGSDGNLDVETVDKDVVRSQVRVFKIDELLAADAPLEYGEAEVLGWGLRNSVGWAEDPSTGHIWSVENSVDNLYRGDVDVHNTNPGEELNFHGLPNDTSSAQYSANYGYPGCFSIYDTSNIKDYPGGAEVGKQFAGTPQGEKDLGFTDEECQEKQAPRITFGSHLAPLDIKFLNGSAAYIAFHGSWNRNPGDGYRLSKVDFADGEPVPESDDPKAEVPLMWNTDNTKCPSGCFRPAGLAFDKSGRLFLTSDSTGELYILAGV; from the exons ATGCCACGTCTAGTACAGGTACTCCTCGCAGCTGGGGCAACTCTCATCGGCCTTACCTCTGCACAATGCAACCTCACTCCCAAGGCCAACATCGCTACCGCTGATGGCGTGGAGTTCAAACTCCTGCGCACTGGTCTGCAGAGGCCTCGACACCTCGTTGTCGACACCGAGGGCAACCTTTTGATCGCCGAGGCTGGCAGCAAGGGTGTGAGGAGGGTTGTCCTCGATGATGGTAAGGACCTCGATGTTTGCATCGATTCTGACGACGCCTTAATTTCTAATGCGAAT CTGAACCACGGCATTGCTCTAACTGCCGATGGTAAAACCATTCTCGTTTCTACTCCTAGCGAGGTTTACGCCTACGACTACGACGCCTCCAAAGGCAGCGTCGGCTCTCGTCGGACCGTCATCACGGGTATGAGTGCCACTTCGACTCATTCTACCCGAACCCTGACGATCCCTCTCGCTGGCAATCCCAACCTGTTGCTCGTGGCTGGCGGATCCGATGGTAATTTGGATGTCGAGACTGTTGACAAAGATGTTGTGCGCAGCCAGGTGAGAGTCTTCAAGATTGATGAACTGTTAGCGGCGGATGCTCCTCTGGAGTATGGTGAGGCGGAGGTACTTGGCTGGGGTCTTCGTAACAGTGTTGGTTGGGCAGAGGACCCTTCTACGGGGCATATC TGGTCCGTTGAGAACTCAGTCGATAATCTTTACCGCGGCGACGTCGATGTCCATAACACCAATCCTGGTGAGGAACTCAACTTCCACGGCCTTCCCAATGACACCTCCAGCGCCCAATATAGTGCTAACTATGGATATCCCGGATGCTTCTCCATCTACGACACctccaacatcaaggacTACCCTGGCGGAGCAGAGGTTGGCAAGCAGTTTGCTGGCACGCCGCAGGGAGAGAAGGATCTGGGCTTCACAGATGAGGAGTGTCAGGAGAAGCAAGCGCCGAGGATTACGTTCGGATCACACCTTGCGCCGCTAGATATTAAGTTCCTTAATGGTAGCGCGGCATATATTGCATTCCACGGAAGCTG GAATCGCAACCCTGGTGATGGCTACCGTCTTAGCAAGGTGGACTTTGCCGACGGCGAGCCAGTGCCGGAATCTGACGACCCTAAAGCTGAAGTGCCGCTGATGTGGAACACGGACAATACTAAGTGCCCTTCTGGGTGCTTCAGACCGGCGGGCCTGGCATTTGACAAGTCCGGAAGGCTGTTCTTAACCAGTGATTCTACGGGAGAGCTGTATATTCTGGCAGGTGTATAA
- a CDS encoding uncharacterized protein (expressed protein) yields MDAFSSGYVGNPWHDPSGYPAYPTPADTQFGFDTLDLTSTFAGDPNNIIQPDSWFFEGWLDVSGVVQTEQSANQESTAAACPEYDSLGQPHPAQEDHSRAVPKGQENAELRPSKTVTGTKQRHVSHKRDSIQDITSRVRERNRNLSRRYRGRKQHEAETLEAHEEKLQEENAVLRTCYNDLRNEVLGLQDLLLQHTGCNCTTIHAFIAAQAERSLHSLLSPNSQCQGCQNPMETYIP; encoded by the coding sequence ATGGATGCATTCTCCTCTGGTTATGTCGGCAACCCGTGGCATGATCCCTCAGGGTATCCTGCCTATCCAACCCCAGCCGATACTCAGTTCGGCTTTGACACTCTTGACTTGACGAGCACGTTTGCTGGAGATCCAAACAACATCATCCAGCCTGATTCCTGGTTCTTTGAAGGTTGGCTAGATGTTTCTGGAGTTGTACAAACAGAACAGAGTGCCAACCAGGAGtccacagcagcagcatgCCCAGAATATGACAGCCTGGGCCAACCTCACCCCGCTCAGGAAGACCATTCACGGGCAGTACCCAAGGGTCAAGAAAACGCAGAGCTCCGTCCGAGCAAGACCGTAACCGGTACAAAGCAACGTCATGTCAGCCATAAGCGAGATTCTATACAAGATATTACATCACGCGTTCGAGAGAGAAATCGTAATCTTTCTCGCAGGTATCGAGGCCGTAAGCAGCATGAGGCAGAAACATTGGAAGCTCACGAGGAGAAATTACAAGAGGAGAATGCTGTCCTGAGGACTTGCTATAATGATTTGAGAAACGAAGTACTGGGTCTCCAGGATCTATTGCTGCAGCATACAGGCTGCAATTGTACCACGATTCACGCGTTCATTGCCGCTCAAGCTGAGCGGTCACTGCATAGCCTTCTTTCACCAAACTCACAATGTCAAGGTTGTCAAAATCCGATGGAGACTTATATACCTTAG
- a CDS encoding uncharacterized protein (expressed protein), protein MAKLGGLFWQLYLVTDSAARSSRLVLLNRSMSGIGDVACCAVKKQRRTRDGQHHAHLRCDTSELCISGRCSDRTWQGLEVWRSAIENPHKRRAVGRYAIGCRWLSESYSIVLADRGGGQQGH, encoded by the coding sequence ATGGCGAAGCTCGGTGGTTTATTCTGGCAGCTATACCTTGTCACAGACTCAGCTGCGAGAAGTTCAAGGCTAGTCCTCTTAAACAGATCAATGTCAGGAATCGGGGATGTGGCGTGCTGTGCCGTTAAAAAGCAACGCCGAACAAGAGATGGGCAGCATCATGCGCACCTTAGATGTGATACTTCTGAGCTTTGCATTAGTGGGAGATGCTCTGACAGAACCTGGCAGGGATTGGAAGTGTGGCGATCGGCGATTGAGAACCCTCATAAGCGAAGAGCAGTTGGTAGGTATGCAATAGGTTGTAGATGGCTGAGTGAATCTTACAGTATTGTCTTGGCGGACCGGGGGGGGGGCCAACAAGGTCACTGA